The Brachyspira aalborgi genome has a segment encoding these proteins:
- a CDS encoding phosphate ABC transporter substrate-binding protein: protein MKNLIILFLSIICLYGCGDNKKSSSDFKSEISFDGSSSLAPIIASIGNKFMEEYGTWDKVNSNLPNKKISIFVASAGSGAGVKSILDNTANFGMLARKIRDSEKEKMKNYKEFMVAYDALTVSVNSKNPIVKIKDNLDTKTIRNIFSGEYKFWSDVDVSLPKKEIVVIIRDLSGGAYEVFQESIMGDTQISANAIQSPSMGALGTKIAENENAIGYASYGVYNQNKDKLFALKVDGIEPTKENILNGSYKIQRPLMFIKNSELSENEKEFVNYIFSDLGKQIVNENGYIAVE from the coding sequence ATGAAAAATTTAATTATTTTATTTTTATCAATAATATGTCTTTACGGTTGCGGAGACAATAAAAAATCTTCTTCAGATTTTAAATCGGAAATTTCATTTGACGGCTCTTCTTCTTTAGCTCCTATAATCGCTTCTATAGGAAATAAGTTTATGGAAGAATACGGAACTTGGGATAAAGTTAATTCCAATTTACCAAACAAAAAAATTTCAATATTCGTAGCGTCCGCTGGTTCGGGAGCTGGAGTAAAAAGCATTTTAGACAACACTGCAAATTTTGGAATGCTTGCAAGAAAAATAAGAGATAGCGAAAAAGAGAAAATGAAAAATTATAAAGAGTTTATGGTGGCGTATGACGCTTTGACGGTTTCGGTTAATTCAAAAAATCCTATTGTAAAAATAAAAGATAATTTGGATACTAAAACTATAAGAAATATTTTTTCTGGAGAATATAAATTTTGGAGCGATGTAGATGTTTCTTTGCCTAAAAAAGAAATTGTCGTAATAATAAGAGATTTAAGCGGAGGAGCTTACGAAGTTTTTCAAGAATCTATTATGGGCGATACTCAAATATCGGCTAACGCTATTCAATCTCCTTCTATGGGAGCTTTAGGAACAAAGATAGCGGAAAATGAAAACGCTATAGGTTATGCTTCTTATGGAGTTTATAATCAAAATAAAGATAAATTATTCGCGTTAAAAGTAGACGGGATAGAGCCTACTAAAGAAAATATATTAAACGGAAGTTATAAAATACAAAGACCTTTAATGTTTATAAAAAATTCTGAGTTATCGGAGAATGAAAAAGAATTTGTAAATTATATTTTTTCAGATTTAGGTAAACAAATAGTTAATGAAAACGGTTATATAGCCGTAGAATAA
- the pstC gene encoding phosphate ABC transporter permease subunit PstC, giving the protein MEFLSSIYKKNFINKIGEIIFSLLIKLFSFVCIILLAFIIFFIIKESVPLFNKVGILNFVLGKVWRPLTFAISNNLNESYGIFNIIIATLYTAFLSTFISLFIGIGFSIFIVFMANKSIRFFIMPIMDLIVAIPSVIYGFIGLVIIVKFFEKLSMPAGESVLTASLLLSFMIVPFIASTVSESMILINKKYKDISLTLGVDKWYMILNLILPSSKNAILVGFILSVSRAMGETMAVMMVIGNSLVFPKLLGKAETIASLIALEIGTAEVKSLHYSALFASGAILMLSLSIINIAVYFLRKYLLKLEN; this is encoded by the coding sequence ATGGAATTTTTATCTTCAATATATAAAAAGAATTTTATAAATAAAATCGGGGAAATAATTTTTTCATTATTAATAAAATTATTTTCTTTTGTATGTATAATTTTACTTGCTTTTATAATATTCTTTATAATAAAAGAGAGCGTTCCGTTATTTAATAAAGTAGGAATATTAAATTTTGTATTAGGAAAAGTATGGCGTCCTTTAACTTTTGCTATAAGTAATAATTTAAACGAAAGTTACGGAATATTTAATATAATTATAGCTACTTTATACACGGCTTTTTTATCTACTTTTATAAGTTTATTTATAGGAATAGGCTTTAGCATTTTTATAGTTTTTATGGCAAATAAGTCTATTAGATTTTTTATTATGCCAATTATGGATTTAATAGTAGCTATTCCTTCGGTTATATACGGTTTTATAGGTTTAGTTATTATAGTTAAATTTTTTGAAAAATTATCTATGCCCGCGGGAGAGTCGGTTTTAACTGCAAGTTTATTATTATCTTTTATGATTGTTCCGTTTATAGCGTCTACAGTTAGCGAAAGTATGATTCTTATTAATAAAAAATATAAAGATATATCGCTTACGCTTGGAGTAGATAAATGGTATATGATATTAAATTTAATTTTACCAAGTTCTAAAAACGCTATTTTGGTAGGTTTTATTTTATCCGTATCGAGAGCTATGGGAGAGACTATGGCGGTTATGATGGTTATAGGCAATTCTTTAGTATTTCCTAAATTACTTGGAAAAGCCGAAACTATAGCGTCTCTTATAGCTTTAGAAATAGGAACTGCAGAAGTTAAAAGTTTGCATTATAGCGCTTTATTTGCAAGCGGAGCTATATTAATGTTATCTCTATCTATTATAAATATAGCGGTTTATTTCTTGCGAAAATATTTACTTAAATTAGAAAATTAA
- the cmk gene encoding (d)CMP kinase, producing MSGSYKIITIDGPSGAGKSTVAKLIADKLGFKYLDTGAMYRAVTLYMIENQVDIKNEEEVINALNKLNIGFDSNYRIYLDSQDITEDIRKEKVVKFVSEVSAISSVRRKMVDLQRDIAKEGNYILDGRDAGSVVFPNADYKFYLEASLEERAKRRYKEELSKEVDISFESVKESIKKRDKYDSNRKDSPLVVPENAIIIDTTNMTIDEVAEEITDIFLNKKTISIFDINSDNLRNREGIMEDNNLSNEQERNEFLKAVEEFGEGDNNNSYKVGNIVKGKIEKFDDSDVFINLNYKVEGKINRSEFEREPYIGEELEALIDSVDNDNGYFILSKAKLDKRRAQFVIEDAIKNNKSVKGIVKEVIKGGFNISIMGYQAFCPFSQIEINKGIKDEEHIGKEYDFRIIKKKGKDIVVSRRAYQEEKQNSNIETFLNNLKEGDIINGKVKNIERYGAFIGITEGLDGFLYRENMSWAKIINPKDIITRGEERAFKVLSIDREKHRVDLGLKQLENDSWVQFIEEYHVGDIIKGEVTNIKKFGAFVKVYDDVEGLIHISDLSWNSHVNSPSDFVKKGAYLECKILAIDVPERKLTLGLKQAQENPWDTVSRDFPVKSIVKCKPKRILKNFAVFELPNGLEGICDIGDFDWINSIVNIKDYIKENEDIDMVILSIDRDKQRIRLSHKHLKESPWRVFEKEHPVGSVVDGIVKAIVESGAVVSLENNLEGFMHISQIDLPKGANLEEALKVGETYPFVVREVNQGKHRISLSRKDYMEAQTKKETQNYISKEEPTSLTYNPFDNINN from the coding sequence GTGTCAGGTTCATACAAAATAATTACTATTGACGGTCCATCAGGAGCTGGAAAAAGCACTGTAGCTAAATTGATAGCGGATAAATTGGGCTTTAAATATTTAGATACTGGGGCTATGTATAGAGCCGTAACATTATATATGATTGAAAATCAAGTAGATATAAAAAACGAAGAAGAGGTTATAAACGCTTTAAATAAATTAAATATCGGTTTCGATAGCAATTATAGAATATATTTAGATTCGCAAGATATTACCGAAGATATAAGAAAAGAAAAAGTAGTTAAATTTGTTTCGGAAGTGTCGGCTATAAGTTCGGTTAGACGAAAAATGGTAGATTTGCAAAGAGATATAGCGAAAGAAGGTAATTATATTTTAGACGGAAGAGATGCAGGAAGCGTGGTTTTTCCAAATGCAGATTATAAATTTTATTTAGAGGCATCGCTTGAAGAGAGAGCAAAACGAAGATATAAAGAAGAGTTATCGAAAGAAGTCGATATAAGTTTTGAATCGGTTAAAGAGAGTATAAAAAAAAGAGATAAATACGACTCTAATAGAAAAGATAGTCCTTTGGTAGTGCCTGAAAACGCTATTATAATTGACACTACAAATATGACTATAGATGAAGTTGCAGAAGAAATTACCGATATATTTTTAAATAAAAAAACAATTAGTATTTTTGATATAAATTCCGATAATTTAAGGAATAGAGAGGGAATAATGGAAGATAATAATTTATCAAACGAACAAGAAAGAAATGAATTTCTTAAAGCCGTAGAGGAATTCGGCGAAGGAGATAATAATAATTCCTACAAAGTCGGCAATATCGTTAAAGGAAAAATTGAAAAATTTGACGATTCCGATGTTTTTATAAACCTTAATTATAAAGTAGAAGGTAAAATAAACAGAAGCGAATTTGAAAGAGAACCTTATATAGGCGAAGAATTAGAAGCCTTAATAGATTCGGTTGATAATGATAACGGATACTTTATATTATCGAAAGCGAAATTAGACAAAAGAAGAGCGCAATTTGTAATAGAAGATGCTATTAAAAATAATAAGTCGGTTAAAGGAATAGTAAAAGAGGTTATAAAAGGCGGTTTTAATATATCTATAATGGGTTATCAAGCTTTTTGTCCTTTCTCTCAAATAGAAATAAATAAAGGAATTAAAGACGAAGAGCATATAGGCAAAGAATACGATTTTAGAATAATAAAGAAAAAAGGAAAAGATATAGTAGTTTCAAGAAGAGCGTATCAAGAAGAAAAACAAAATTCAAATATAGAAACTTTCTTAAATAATTTGAAAGAAGGCGATATAATCAACGGAAAAGTTAAAAATATAGAAAGATACGGAGCTTTTATTGGAATTACAGAAGGTTTGGACGGTTTTCTTTATAGAGAAAATATGTCTTGGGCTAAAATAATAAATCCTAAAGATATAATAACGAGAGGAGAGGAAAGAGCTTTTAAGGTTCTTTCTATTGACAGAGAAAAACATAGAGTAGATTTAGGATTAAAGCAACTTGAAAATGATAGTTGGGTTCAATTTATAGAAGAATATCATGTAGGCGATATTATAAAAGGCGAGGTTACTAATATTAAAAAATTTGGCGCTTTCGTTAAAGTTTACGATGATGTCGAAGGTTTAATTCATATATCCGATTTAAGTTGGAATTCTCATGTAAACAGTCCGAGCGATTTTGTTAAAAAAGGCGCTTATTTGGAATGTAAAATATTAGCTATAGATGTTCCCGAAAGAAAATTAACTTTAGGATTAAAGCAGGCTCAAGAAAATCCTTGGGATACAGTAAGTAGAGATTTTCCCGTAAAAAGTATAGTAAAATGCAAACCAAAAAGAATATTAAAGAATTTTGCCGTATTTGAACTTCCTAACGGTTTAGAAGGAATATGCGATATTGGAGATTTCGATTGGATAAATAGCATAGTTAATATAAAAGACTATATTAAAGAAAACGAAGATATCGATATGGTTATATTATCTATAGATAGAGATAAACAGAGAATTAGATTAAGCCATAAACATCTTAAAGAAAGTCCTTGGAGAGTATTTGAAAAAGAGCATCCTGTTGGTTCAGTTGTCGATGGAATTGTAAAAGCTATAGTAGAATCTGGAGCTGTAGTTTCTTTGGAAAATAATTTAGAAGGCTTTATGCATATCTCTCAAATTGATTTGCCTAAAGGAGCTAATTTGGAAGAAGCTTTAAAAGTCGGAGAAACTTATCCTTTTGTAGTTAGAGAGGTTAATCAAGGCAAACATAGAATATCTTTATCGAGAAAAGATTATATGGAAGCTCAAACAAAGAAAGAAACTCAAAATTATATTTCTAAAGAAGAGCCTACTTCTTTGACTTATAATCCTTTTGATAATATTAATAATTAG
- the glmM gene encoding phosphoglucosamine mutase — protein sequence MPTLKTSISGIRGIIGDGLDIRTVVDYTSAFAGLFPKKAKILVARDTRLTGESIVNAVISTLTASGINVIDIGITPTPTTLYMVEKLKLHGGIMVSASHNPIEWNALKLIGKGGKFLDEKSVVELNKLYDKKSSRFVKALETGTYQKIDDAIEQHIKRIVRFIDIDKIKKRNFKVACDYVNGTGLFATPKLLKALGVKEISINKEWTGKFSHIAEPSANSMKSLSELVKKNKVDIGFTQDPDADRLAIVLNDGTIVSEEYTLALCSKYLWSVGKGNAAVNLSTSRMIDDLAKEKGYSVDRTKIGEINVSSHVVKNRLYFGGEGNGGIIVPAVSPGRDSLLGIALILELMAKENKTIKEIIEEIPKYEIVKEKLEVAKIDENSFLKNIKLKYPKSKITSIDGIKIDLENGWLHVRSSNTEPIVRIIAEAKSKKEAKEFIKNAIDIIKNKK from the coding sequence ATGCCAACTTTAAAAACAAGCATATCGGGAATAAGAGGAATAATTGGAGACGGATTGGATATAAGAACCGTTGTAGATTATACTTCTGCATTTGCGGGACTTTTTCCTAAAAAAGCAAAAATATTGGTTGCAAGAGATACGAGATTAACGGGCGAATCGATAGTTAACGCCGTAATATCAACATTAACGGCTTCGGGAATAAATGTTATAGATATTGGAATAACTCCAACTCCAACGACTTTGTATATGGTTGAAAAATTAAAACTGCATGGCGGAATAATGGTTTCTGCAAGTCATAATCCGATTGAATGGAACGCTTTAAAACTCATAGGAAAAGGCGGAAAATTTTTGGACGAAAAATCTGTTGTTGAATTGAATAAACTTTACGATAAAAAATCTTCAAGATTCGTAAAAGCTTTAGAAACGGGAACTTATCAGAAAATAGACGATGCGATAGAACAGCATATTAAAAGAATAGTTAGATTTATTGATATAGATAAAATAAAAAAGCGTAATTTTAAAGTGGCATGCGATTATGTGAACGGAACTGGATTATTTGCCACACCGAAATTATTAAAAGCTTTAGGCGTAAAAGAGATTTCAATAAATAAAGAATGGACGGGAAAATTTTCGCATATAGCCGAACCTTCCGCAAACAGCATGAAAAGTCTTTCCGAGTTGGTAAAGAAAAATAAAGTCGATATAGGTTTTACTCAAGACCCTGATGCCGACAGACTTGCAATAGTTTTAAATGACGGAACGATTGTAAGCGAAGAATATACTTTAGCGTTATGCTCGAAATATTTATGGAGCGTAGGAAAAGGAAACGCCGCGGTTAATTTATCCACTTCAAGAATGATTGACGATTTGGCAAAAGAAAAAGGTTATTCGGTTGACAGAACAAAAATAGGCGAAATAAATGTTTCTTCTCATGTGGTTAAAAATCGTTTATATTTCGGAGGCGAAGGAAACGGAGGAATAATAGTTCCTGCGGTAAGTCCTGGGCGAGATTCTCTTTTGGGAATAGCTTTAATATTGGAATTAATGGCTAAAGAAAATAAAACGATTAAAGAGATTATAGAAGAAATTCCAAAATACGAAATAGTAAAAGAAAAATTGGAAGTCGCTAAAATAGACGAAAATTCATTTTTAAAAAATATAAAATTAAAATATCCAAAATCAAAAATAACTTCTATAGACGGAATAAAAATCGATTTGGAAAACGGATGGCTTCATGTAAGGAGTTCAAATACAGAGCCTATAGTTAGAATTATAGCGGAAGCAAAGAGCAAGAAAGAAGCTAAAGAATTTATAAAAAATGCGATTGATATTATAAAGAATAAAAAATAA